From a single Lineus longissimus chromosome 16, tnLinLong1.2, whole genome shotgun sequence genomic region:
- the LOC135500692 gene encoding insulin-induced gene 2 protein-like yields the protein MSATECSPTSSLMTSIRNFFLRFLLLFSVGVFFALVLNLLQVQRNVTLFPPEVLLSLFSSAWWVPPSCGIAAAVIGLLYPCLDQKLGEVHHYKREWSSVMRCVAVFVGINHASAKIAFANNLQLSLSLAAMSIGLWWLFDRSRSGFGLGVGIAVLATFVTQLLVYNGVYRYTEPDFLYVRSWLPCIFFSGGVTMGNIGRQLAVYDSMDDASKEHTD from the exons ATGTCTGCTACGGAGTGCTCGCCTACCAGTTCCCTGATGACGTCGATACGTAACTTCTTCCTGCGATTCCTGCTGTTGTTCAGCGTGGGGGTGTTCTTCGCATTGGTGCTTAATCTTCTCCAGGTGCAACGAAACGTGACGCTCTTCCCTCCAGAGGTGTTGCTGAGTTTATTCTCATCTGCTTGGTGGGTGCCTCCGAGCTGTGGCATTGCCGCTG CCGTTATAGGACTGCTTTATCCCTGTTTGGACCAAAAATTAGGAGAGGTGCATCACTACAAGAGAGAATGGTCGAGTGTTATGAGATGTGTAGCCGTCTTTGTTGGAATCAATCATGCTAGTGCT AAAATCGCCTTTGCAAATAACTTACAGCTATCTCTGTCCCTGGCTGCGATGTCCATCGGGTTGTGGTGGCTCTTTGATAGATCCAGGAGTGGATTCGGTCTCGGTGTAGGCATCGCCGTTCTTGCTACATTCGTCACACAACTATTAGTTTATAATGGAGTTTACAG ATATACAGAGCCAGATTTCCTGTACGTTCGATCATGGCTGCCCTGTATATTCTTCTCCGGTGGTGTAACCATGGGCAATATTGGACGACAGTTGGCAGTG TATGACTCCATGGATGACGCAAGTAAGGAGCACACTGACTGA
- the LOC135500218 gene encoding tubulin gamma-1 chain: MPREIITLQLGQCGNQIGMEFWKQLCAEHGISPEGILEEYATEGTDRKDVFFYQADDEHYIPRAVLLDLEPRVINSIMNSSYANLYNPENIYLSKHGGGAGNNWASGYSQAEKLYEEVFDIIDREADGSDSLEGFVICHSIAGGTGSGMGSYMLENLNDRFPKKLIQTYSVFPNQDEISDVVVQPYNSLLTLKRLTQNADCVVVLDNTALHRIAADRLHIETPSFAQINQLVSTVMSVSTTTLRYPGYMNNDLIGLIASLIPTPRLHYLMTGYTPLTTDSQVASVRKTTVLDVMRRLLQPKNMMVSTPVHRQAQHCYISILNIIQGEVDPTQVHKSLQRIRERKLAQFIPWGPASIQVALSRKSPYIQSAHRVSGLMLANHTSISTLCERTLRQFDKLRKREAFMDQFRKEPIFKDNLDEFDDSREVIQQLVDEYHAATKPDYISWGSQQPAV; encoded by the exons ATGCCACGTGAAATCATCACTTTGCAATTGGGACAATGTGGCAATCAAA TTGGTATGGAATTCTGGAAGCAGCTCTGTGCGGAGCATGGCATCAGTCCTGAAGGAATCCTAGAGGAGTATGCTACTGAGGGAACAGATAGGAAAGATGTCTTTTTTTACCAG GCCGATGATGAACATTACATCCCACGGGCAGTTCTCCTCGATCTGGAGCCGAGAGTGATCAACTCCATCATGAATTCCTCCTACGCCAATCTCTACAATCCAGAGAATATCTATCTCTCAAAGCACGGTGGTGGCGCCGGTAATAATTGGGCAAGCGGATATTCGCAGGCCGAGAAGCTGTATGAAGAGGTGTTTGACATCATAGATAGGGAGGCTGATGGCAGCGACAGTTtagag GGTTTTGTGATATGCCACTCCATTGCCGGAGGTACTGGATCTGGCATGGGGTCCTATATGTTAGAAAACTTGAATGACAGATTCCCCAAGAAACTTATCCAGACGTACTCAGTCTTCCCAAATCAGGATGAAATCAGCGACGTCGTCGTCCAGCCGTATAACTCCCTCCTCACTCTCAAGAGATTGACACAGAATGCGGACTGTGTG GTCGTATTGGATAACACTGCTCTCCATAGAATCGCGGCTGACAGATTGCACATTGAGACTCCATCATTTGCTCAGATTAACCAGCTG GTATCCACCGTAATGTCTGTGAGTACGACGACACTCCGCTACCCGGGATATATGAACAACGATCTGATTGGTCTAATAGCTTCGTTGATTCCGACCCCGCGACTTCACTACCTCATGACGGGATACACGCCACTTACGACAGATTCACAG GTTGCTAGTGTACGTAAAACGACTGTGTTGGATGTGATGCGTCGTCTTCTGCAGCCAAAGAACATGATGGTGTCCACTCCCGTCCACCGCCAAGCACAACATTGCTATATTTCAATTCTGAATATCATACAAGGCGAGGTTGATCCTACACAG GTTCACAAAAGCCTCCAGCGTATTCGAGAGCGAAAATTAGCGCAGTTCATCCCGTGGGGACCGGCGAGTATCCAGGTGGCGCTGTCGAGGAAGTCTCCATACATCCAGTCAGCTCACCGAGTCAGTGGTTTGATGTTGGCAAACCATACCAGTATCTCCACG TTATGCGAACGAactctccgacaattcgacaaGTTGCGTAAACGCGAGGCTTTCATGGATCAGTTCAGGAAGGAGCCAATCTTCAAAGACAATCTGGATGAGTTCGATGATTCGCGCGAGGTCATTCAACAGCTGGTTGATGAGTATCATGCGGCGACGAAACCAGATTACATTTCGTGGGGATCGCAGCAG ccGGCAGTTTGA